The genomic DNA GTTCTGCTGCTATGGTTCAGTCTGAGTAGGGGTTACAGCGTCTCACTGGCGATCGCTCCTACCCATGCACTCACCAGGCCAGGACACTACGGTCTGGTTCTGGTACGCCAAATTTTTTGTAGTGTTCGTTCATTGTTGTATCGAGGAGCAAAGCATTCAGGCATGATCAAGCTGCGACTGAAGCGGTTCGGAAAAAAACGGGAGGCAAGCTATCGGATTGTGGCTATCAATAGCCGCGATCGCCGTGAAGGTCGTCCTCTAGAGGAACTGGGATTCTACAACCCCAGAACAGATGAGGTGCGTCTGGATCGGGACGGCATTCTCCGACGCCTTGAGCAAGGTGCTCAACCCACGGACACCGTTCGTGACATCCTGGTTCGCGAAAACATCTTGCCGCCTCTCCCCCATCGCAAGGCATTTCAAGCGGCAGCAGCAACCGCTGTGGCAGAAGCCCCCGCACCCGCAGCAACAGCTGTGGCAGAAGCTCCGACAGCAGAGGCTCCAGCCGAAGAGGAAGCCGCTGCTGAAGCAGAAGCAACCGAAAGTTAGTATCTATTCGTTGAATCTTCATGCCTGATCTCAG from Synechococcales cyanobacterium T60_A2020_003 includes the following:
- the rpsP gene encoding 30S ribosomal protein S16, with protein sequence MIKLRLKRFGKKREASYRIVAINSRDRREGRPLEELGFYNPRTDEVRLDRDGILRRLEQGAQPTDTVRDILVRENILPPLPHRKAFQAAAATAVAEAPAPAATAVAEAPTAEAPAEEEAAAEAEATES